Proteins co-encoded in one Saprospira grandis genomic window:
- the efp gene encoding elongation factor P encodes MATTSDIRKGMCLEHNHDTYIIVEFQHVKPGKGNAFVRTKIKSLTTGKVLDHTFPAGHKVQDVRVERRQYQFLYEADKRLNFMNQETYEQIDIEREMLDGVQFLKEGEVCEVLFHAEKEIPLAVMMPQYVHLQITYVEPGVKGDTATNTLTPAEVETGAEVRVPLFIKNGDLIKINTETGEYMERVKN; translated from the coding sequence ATGGCAACGACTTCAGACATTCGTAAAGGGATGTGCCTAGAGCACAACCATGATACCTATATCATTGTTGAATTTCAGCATGTAAAGCCCGGAAAAGGAAACGCCTTTGTTCGGACCAAAATTAAGAGCTTGACTACGGGTAAGGTCTTGGACCATACCTTCCCTGCGGGCCACAAAGTACAGGATGTACGTGTAGAGCGTCGTCAGTACCAATTTCTCTATGAGGCCGATAAGCGCCTCAACTTTATGAACCAAGAGACCTATGAGCAAATCGACATTGAGCGCGAGATGCTAGATGGCGTACAGTTCCTTAAGGAAGGAGAGGTTTGCGAAGTACTCTTTCATGCCGAAAAAGAGATTCCTTTGGCGGTGATGATGCCTCAGTATGTGCATTTGCAAATTACCTATGTAGAGCCTGGTGTAAAAGGCGATACGGCAACCAACACCCTTACTCCTGCCGAAGTAGAAACTGGGGCAGAAGTACGTGTACCTCTATTTATCAAGAATGGAGACCTCATTAAGATTAACACCGAAACTGGTGAATATATGGAGCGTGTCAAAAATTAA
- a CDS encoding NUDIX hydrolase encodes MYTIFHGPHHIQLLEGPQIWKAEQIRALLLSFESASTPQKRLIPAKGLEALWKNVLAQFHYLEAAGGLVHHQEDVLAIYRFNRWDLPKGKIEKGESPEQAALREVEEETGLAALELGPKLPSTYHIYWNPYKSLWSLKKTHWFQMKALANGPLMPQTEEGIEELAWRPLQAMKTEANTYASIAELLKSC; translated from the coding sequence ATGTACACGATCTTCCACGGACCCCACCATATCCAACTCCTCGAAGGCCCCCAAATCTGGAAGGCCGAGCAAATTAGAGCCCTCCTCCTTAGCTTTGAATCCGCTAGTACTCCTCAAAAACGACTTATTCCCGCTAAAGGATTAGAGGCTCTCTGGAAAAATGTATTGGCCCAATTCCATTACCTCGAAGCCGCAGGAGGCCTCGTCCATCACCAAGAGGATGTACTCGCCATCTACCGCTTCAACCGCTGGGACCTCCCCAAAGGCAAAATCGAAAAAGGAGAATCTCCAGAACAAGCCGCTCTCCGAGAGGTAGAGGAGGAAACTGGCCTGGCCGCTCTCGAACTCGGCCCCAAATTACCTTCTACTTATCATATTTATTGGAACCCCTATAAGTCGCTCTGGTCGCTCAAAAAAACGCATTGGTTCCAAATGAAGGCCCTAGCCAATGGCCCCCTCATGCCCCAAACCGAAGAAGGTATCGAAGAATTAGCCTGGCGCCCCCTCCAAGCCATGAAAACCGAAGCGAATACTTACGCTAGTATCGCCGAACTGCTTAAATCTTGCTAA
- the folK gene encoding 2-amino-4-hydroxy-6-hydroxymethyldihydropteridine diphosphokinase, giving the protein MALALLALGSNMGRPRDFLQFALNELTQLGQITAQSDVYLTAAWGLEDQADFENMALALQCKLKPEELLQACLNIEAKAGRIRKQKWGPRCLDIDILFYDELVLNTPRLQIPHPQLHLRRFVLEPLQQIQPHFIHPQLQLSVQDLLDRCQDPLPVQKIASQN; this is encoded by the coding sequence ATGGCTCTCGCTCTACTCGCTCTGGGCTCCAATATGGGCCGCCCCAGAGATTTCCTGCAGTTCGCCCTCAATGAACTGACCCAATTGGGACAAATTACCGCCCAATCCGATGTCTACCTCACCGCCGCCTGGGGCCTAGAAGATCAAGCCGATTTCGAAAATATGGCCCTGGCCCTGCAGTGCAAACTCAAGCCAGAAGAACTCCTCCAGGCTTGCCTGAATATAGAAGCTAAGGCCGGCCGTATCCGCAAACAAAAATGGGGACCCCGCTGCCTCGATATCGATATCCTCTTCTATGATGAGCTGGTCCTCAATACCCCAAGACTCCAAATCCCGCACCCCCAACTCCACCTCCGACGATTTGTCCTCGAACCCCTTCAGCAAATTCAACCTCACTTTATCCACCCTCAGTTGCAGCTATCTGTACAAGATCTACTCGATCGCTGCCAAGATCCGCTTCCTGTTCAAAAAATAGCCTCCCAAAACTAA
- a CDS encoding aldehyde dehydrogenase: MISSSHLLEDPNLDQIPELLAQQRSFFASQQTKSLQFRKAQLERLHQKIVEREQEILAALHSDLRKHEFEAYSTELGFVLVELKKAIQQLPKWMKAQKVGTPLFLFNAGSEIRAEPYGLSLIIGPWNYPFQLLFAPLIGALAAGNTAILKPSELAPATSAISAEIIREAFPPHYVACLEGGVPVAQALLKERFDYIFFTGGTKVGKIIYQAAAQHLTPVTLELGGKSPCLVDRDTDLKATAKRIVWGKFTNAGQTCIAPDYVLVDKAVKEPLIAEMKRQIKKAYGDNPQQSDSLARIINAAHFNRLIAYLKDGEIAAGGDYEEEERYLSPTLMTEVDLNSPLMQEEIFGPILPIISYDSLPAAIEFINQRPKPLALYVFSKNDKHVERVLAETSAGGACVNDTLLHIVNPNLPFGGVGDSGIGAYHGESSFQLFSHQKSVLKRSFLIDDPVRYAPYKLGIKWLKKLMDWTL; the protein is encoded by the coding sequence ATGATCTCTTCTAGCCATTTATTAGAAGACCCTAATCTGGACCAAATTCCCGAATTACTGGCCCAACAACGCAGCTTTTTTGCTAGCCAACAAACCAAATCCCTACAGTTTAGAAAAGCCCAGCTCGAACGCCTGCACCAAAAGATTGTAGAACGAGAACAGGAGATTTTAGCCGCCTTGCATAGCGATTTGCGCAAGCATGAGTTTGAAGCCTATTCGACCGAACTGGGCTTTGTTTTGGTCGAGCTCAAAAAGGCCATCCAACAATTGCCCAAATGGATGAAGGCCCAAAAGGTAGGCACGCCCCTTTTCCTCTTTAATGCAGGCAGCGAGATCCGCGCCGAACCCTATGGCCTCAGCCTGATTATTGGCCCCTGGAATTACCCTTTCCAACTGCTTTTTGCCCCCCTTATTGGCGCCCTGGCCGCCGGGAATACCGCTATTCTCAAGCCCTCAGAGCTAGCCCCCGCTACTTCGGCCATCTCCGCAGAGATTATCCGAGAGGCTTTTCCCCCGCATTATGTGGCCTGCCTAGAAGGGGGCGTGCCGGTGGCTCAAGCCCTGCTCAAAGAACGTTTCGACTATATTTTCTTTACCGGCGGAACCAAGGTGGGCAAGATTATTTATCAAGCTGCCGCCCAACATCTTACGCCCGTTACCCTAGAGCTAGGCGGAAAAAGTCCCTGCTTGGTCGACCGAGATACAGACCTCAAAGCTACCGCCAAACGCATCGTCTGGGGTAAGTTCACTAATGCGGGCCAAACTTGTATTGCCCCCGATTATGTGCTGGTGGATAAGGCTGTAAAAGAGCCCCTAATTGCCGAAATGAAACGCCAAATCAAAAAGGCTTATGGCGATAATCCCCAACAATCCGATAGCCTGGCCCGAATTATCAATGCCGCCCATTTTAACCGCCTGATCGCCTACCTCAAAGATGGCGAAATTGCCGCTGGCGGCGATTATGAGGAAGAGGAACGCTACCTCTCCCCTACCCTGATGACGGAGGTCGACCTGAACAGCCCCCTCATGCAAGAGGAGATTTTTGGCCCCATTCTCCCCATTATTAGCTACGATAGCCTGCCCGCCGCTATCGAGTTTATTAACCAACGGCCCAAACCTCTAGCCCTCTATGTCTTTAGCAAAAATGATAAGCATGTAGAGCGCGTTTTGGCCGAAACCTCTGCCGGCGGCGCCTGCGTAAATGATACCTTACTGCATATTGTCAACCCCAATCTCCCCTTTGGCGGTGTGGGCGATAGCGGCATCGGCGCCTATCATGGCGAAAGCTCTTTCCAACTCTTTTCTCACCAGAAATCAGTGCTCAAACGGAGCTTCCTCATCGATGACCCCGTCCGATATGCCCCCTACAAACTGGGCATCAAATGGCTCAAAAAACTTATGGACTGGACCCTATAA
- a CDS encoding diacylglycerol/lipid kinase family protein gives MKWYILRNPKARQATALRLWPKIERQIKASGQAYEGQDVRNRREMLQQIQLYLKEGGQNFLVLGGDGSLNAAANALLGQSFRAVEELCLAHLPLGWGNHYAAPRSKYRPWKGLAQGMRNPQMSYQDVGLLSWKRGEKTYQRYFVHLVQMGWLAQYYQGLQKRAPKNIRLLTKWQFFQSWKQQSQIGPTEIALNGQKQALAPFFNFAVGLQKDKESFSWKSQEKKAHLGQLLFPQALLNGPKTSPQSIQDIQLELPSHWPISIDGDPIIRSASALHFQLLPKQLRLLQF, from the coding sequence ATGAAATGGTACATCTTACGCAATCCCAAAGCCCGCCAAGCTACTGCGCTAAGGCTTTGGCCCAAAATAGAGCGGCAAATTAAGGCCAGCGGCCAAGCCTATGAGGGCCAAGATGTCCGCAACCGCCGAGAAATGTTGCAGCAAATACAACTCTACCTCAAAGAAGGGGGGCAAAATTTTCTGGTTTTAGGCGGCGATGGTAGCCTCAACGCCGCTGCCAACGCCCTTTTAGGGCAGTCTTTTCGAGCCGTAGAGGAGCTCTGTCTGGCCCATTTGCCGCTGGGTTGGGGCAACCACTATGCCGCCCCAAGGAGCAAATACCGCCCCTGGAAAGGGCTGGCCCAAGGCATGCGCAACCCCCAAATGAGCTACCAAGATGTGGGCCTGCTGAGCTGGAAAAGGGGAGAAAAAACCTATCAACGCTATTTTGTTCATTTGGTGCAGATGGGCTGGCTGGCCCAATATTATCAAGGCTTGCAAAAAAGAGCCCCCAAAAATATTCGCCTACTGACCAAATGGCAATTTTTTCAAAGCTGGAAGCAGCAAAGCCAAATTGGCCCAACAGAAATTGCCCTCAATGGCCAAAAGCAAGCCCTAGCCCCCTTCTTTAACTTTGCCGTGGGCCTGCAAAAAGACAAAGAAAGCTTTAGCTGGAAGAGCCAAGAGAAAAAAGCCCATCTGGGCCAACTGCTCTTCCCGCAGGCCCTATTAAATGGCCCAAAAACCAGCCCACAATCCATTCAAGATATTCAACTTGAATTGCCTAGCCATTGGCCCATTAGCATTGATGGGGACCCCATTATTCGCTCGGCCAGCGCCCTGCATTTTCAGTTGCTGCCCAAACAACTCAGGCTGCTGCAGTTTTAG
- the accC gene encoding acetyl-CoA carboxylase biotin carboxylase subunit: protein MFKKILIANRGEIALRVIRTCKEMGIKTVAIYSTADRDSLHVRFADEAVCVGPAASSDSYLNIANIMAAVEITNADAIHPGYGFLAENAHFAEICTEYNVKFIGPTPEQINKMGDKITAKDTMIKAGVPVVPGSDGLVKDFKTAQKICEEVGYPVMLKATAGGGGKGMRLVWKEADLQAALEAAQKEAKAAFGNDGMYIEKFVEEPRHVEIQIAGDQYGTVCHLSERECSIQRRHQKLVEELPSPFLTDELREAMGQAAIKAGEAINYEGVGTVEFLVDKHRNFYFMEMNTRIQVEHTVTEEVVDYDLIAEQIKIAMGERISGENYYPQMHAIECRINAEDVYHDFRPSAGKIKSFHSPKGHGVRVDTHVYSGYNIPPYYDSMIAKLICRARTREECIAKMRRALDEFVVEGVHTTVPFHRQLMDNEDFIKGDFTTKFLETFELKPAQPKKKKRGH, encoded by the coding sequence ATGTTTAAGAAAATACTTATTGCTAACCGTGGCGAAATCGCCTTGCGTGTTATCCGAACCTGTAAAGAGATGGGGATCAAAACGGTCGCTATTTACTCTACAGCCGATCGCGATAGTCTGCATGTGCGCTTTGCCGATGAGGCCGTCTGTGTAGGGCCTGCTGCAAGTAGCGATTCTTATCTCAATATTGCCAATATTATGGCTGCGGTAGAAATTACCAATGCCGATGCGATTCACCCCGGTTATGGCTTCTTAGCCGAAAATGCCCACTTTGCCGAAATCTGTACGGAGTATAATGTCAAGTTTATTGGCCCAACTCCCGAACAGATTAACAAGATGGGAGATAAAATTACGGCTAAAGATACCATGATTAAAGCGGGCGTCCCCGTGGTGCCCGGCTCCGATGGCTTGGTCAAAGACTTTAAAACAGCCCAAAAGATCTGTGAAGAAGTAGGCTATCCCGTTATGCTTAAAGCTACAGCCGGTGGTGGTGGAAAAGGAATGCGCTTGGTCTGGAAAGAGGCCGACTTGCAAGCTGCCCTAGAAGCTGCCCAAAAGGAGGCTAAAGCCGCCTTTGGCAATGATGGGATGTATATCGAGAAGTTTGTGGAAGAACCCCGACATGTCGAAATCCAAATTGCTGGCGACCAATACGGCACGGTTTGCCACCTCTCTGAACGAGAATGCTCTATCCAACGCCGCCACCAAAAGCTAGTGGAGGAGTTGCCTTCTCCTTTCCTCACCGATGAGCTCCGTGAAGCTATGGGCCAAGCCGCTATCAAAGCCGGCGAAGCCATTAACTATGAAGGAGTGGGTACGGTAGAGTTTTTGGTCGATAAACACCGCAATTTCTACTTTATGGAGATGAATACTCGGATCCAGGTAGAACATACGGTCACCGAAGAGGTGGTTGATTATGACCTCATCGCCGAGCAGATTAAGATTGCTATGGGCGAACGCATTTCTGGAGAGAATTACTATCCCCAAATGCACGCTATCGAATGCCGAATCAATGCAGAGGATGTCTATCATGATTTCCGCCCTTCTGCAGGGAAAATTAAGTCTTTCCATAGCCCTAAGGGCCATGGCGTTCGGGTCGATACGCATGTGTATTCTGGCTATAATATTCCGCCTTATTATGACTCCATGATTGCCAAATTAATCTGCCGCGCTCGCACTCGCGAGGAGTGTATCGCTAAGATGCGCCGCGCCCTAGATGAGTTTGTGGTAGAGGGGGTACATACTACGGTGCCTTTCCATCGCCAATTGATGGATAATGAGGACTTTATCAAGGGTGATTTTACCACTAAGTTTCTAGAAACTTTTGAGTTAAAGCCCGCTCAGCCCAAAAAGAAGAAAAGAGGACATTAG
- a CDS encoding DUF4920 domain-containing protein encodes MFKSVTFIVSLFLVLGFGACQNEAAPQESAQEETVAASAEEQHGHHEGHGAAPEPLTEEGLHYGLEKIDGEGAKTAAEVVAALQAEDLGMIAWGEGQESPGVENIKVEGEIVEMCKMSGCWFTLKTAEGQELIVSTAEHKALPKEFMGQTVVAEGPAFRVDISAEELQAQAQADG; translated from the coding sequence ATGTTTAAGTCAGTCACATTTATTGTCAGTCTATTTTTGGTATTGGGGTTTGGCGCTTGCCAGAACGAAGCGGCACCTCAGGAGTCTGCGCAGGAAGAAACGGTAGCCGCTTCTGCAGAGGAGCAGCATGGGCATCATGAGGGGCATGGCGCTGCGCCCGAGCCTTTGACGGAAGAGGGCCTACATTATGGGCTAGAAAAAATTGATGGAGAAGGGGCCAAAACGGCGGCAGAAGTTGTTGCGGCTTTGCAGGCGGAAGACTTGGGGATGATTGCTTGGGGCGAGGGCCAAGAGTCGCCGGGGGTAGAAAATATTAAAGTGGAGGGAGAAATTGTGGAGATGTGTAAAATGTCGGGTTGTTGGTTTACGCTCAAGACGGCCGAGGGGCAAGAATTGATTGTGAGCACCGCGGAGCATAAGGCTTTGCCCAAAGAATTTATGGGGCAAACCGTTGTGGCTGAGGGGCCTGCCTTTAGAGTAGACATTTCGGCAGAGGAGCTACAAGCCCAAGCTCAGGCCGATGGGTAG
- the accB gene encoding acetyl-CoA carboxylase biotin carboxyl carrier protein, which produces MEFDQIKELIKLLQGTTVGEFKYETTEMSLSIRTKDYQKVRTEVVSPAPMMPTMGAMPMAAPAAPVVAPQQEGAPAQEKSQDAGELKDNVNYLEIKSPMVGTFYRSSSPEKPPFVKVGDVIGPDDTVCLIEAMKLFNEVKSEVTGRVVKVLAEDASPVEYEQVLFLVEPLV; this is translated from the coding sequence ATGGAGTTTGACCAGATTAAAGAGCTAATTAAGTTGCTACAAGGCACAACTGTAGGGGAATTTAAATATGAAACGACAGAAATGAGCCTGTCTATTCGCACCAAGGACTACCAAAAGGTACGCACCGAAGTGGTTTCTCCCGCTCCCATGATGCCCACAATGGGCGCTATGCCTATGGCTGCTCCTGCAGCTCCCGTTGTGGCCCCTCAGCAAGAAGGCGCCCCAGCTCAAGAGAAAAGCCAAGATGCTGGCGAACTAAAAGATAATGTGAATTATCTCGAAATTAAATCGCCTATGGTGGGAACTTTCTACCGCTCTTCATCTCCCGAAAAACCACCTTTTGTTAAGGTCGGAGACGTAATTGGACCAGATGATACGGTTTGCCTCATTGAAGCCATGAAACTCTTTAATGAAGTAAAATCTGAGGTAACTGGCCGCGTAGTGAAGGTTTTGGCCGAAGATGCTAGCCCCGTAGAATACGAGCAGGTGCTTTTCCTCGTAGAGCCCCTCGTCTAA
- a CDS encoding gliding motility-associated C-terminal domain-containing protein: MKNLLNFSHQNIPSITRFLSMHLPLQFISKSAIIAALTVSFCWSSIFSHQLSAQCDLQIESLLLSDASCGQSNGEASVIVTGGQAPISYQWSNGGTTSAISSLAAGNYQLTVSDGAACQQIIPFSISHQDGPSQTAVIQADDCNTAVNTGEIAFSFTGQAPFSLNYSGPQSATLTNLNNLDTLSQLTAGEYSFILVDANGCSSAFRLEVPTNGGILAGSVVDANPACGGGTNGSFTTTPTTGSVPFDYYLNGTFIGQQFGPNTFVNLTAGVYTIEVIDVNGCSGFDTLVLDEAGATTLNPANFTITANNCAGANAGVIDDNGSCPTCEVYELSSGQLVGNTPQTNLPAGRYEVRLQTGGCQSFLPVEIRTPNYWTLEVQTANPACVAGDIDLTVSGANSPYTFLWSNGATTEDLSSVAPGNYSLTLTDAQGCQIQQNNIELLACSSVDTIRPMVYVNQSGTYCMDTTQLPGNLQTVNNLGCSPLNFGAVANINANTACFDYIGNNTAGQDTLCWEVCDNNGFCDTTIYIFTLAPQPDTAIIDVAAGSAVVDTCPINIQFAGTLASVNNLGCDLQNVGGINVDPTTGCASYTPAAPQQNSGIRADTVCVELCDNNGVCDTMVYIFNNLEPNCRDLLPDTITSQLTDCSVLETCISNIPLDSVQSGDYSFTLNGQPYTGGFAACNEVTRIQYPVILVPNCSGAFEVSWTANGVFYGPDTVAGLLGVVNFMNINDGNTFWSINGDSSIIIGTNTTSTTNYNNLNISCIPSGTVSNVGPTVQPQYAQGTVLSFPAQGTYSLVVNGPLNCSDAALVNLYCATTEQFEDTILVGEQFTFCLDTTEVPSVDTVYNFCANASSGAVNFIIDQQTACVTYIGDSLGSDLGCFLVCSNNGACDTSYLFVEVALPAPIAQDDTLELIFGQSTATIDVCLNDSFNTANYTVAALSQPNLGQINQNDCSFTYSLNPGFCGDDAFDYVIFNPWGADTATVYIDIPCSPFTIYDGFSPNNDGVNDFMVIETIQNFPGNEVVVYNRWGNEVFRQEDYQNDWNGTFQGNDLPDGDYYLIVYGTDGVLLGRQWIRIAR, encoded by the coding sequence ATGAAAAACTTACTTAATTTTAGCCATCAGAATATACCTTCAATAACTCGTTTTTTGAGCATGCATTTACCTCTACAATTTATCAGCAAATCGGCTATTATAGCAGCGCTTACGGTTAGTTTTTGCTGGAGCAGTATCTTTAGTCATCAACTTTCTGCCCAATGTGATTTACAAATTGAAAGCTTGCTCTTGAGTGATGCGAGTTGTGGGCAGTCTAATGGCGAAGCTAGCGTTATTGTTACTGGCGGACAGGCGCCAATTAGTTATCAATGGTCTAATGGGGGAACTACCTCGGCCATTTCTTCTTTGGCGGCGGGCAACTATCAGCTTACGGTTAGCGATGGGGCGGCTTGCCAGCAAATTATTCCCTTTAGCATTAGTCATCAGGATGGGCCTAGCCAAACGGCGGTCATTCAGGCGGATGATTGTAATACCGCTGTAAACACAGGAGAAATTGCGTTTAGCTTTACGGGCCAAGCGCCTTTTTCTTTAAACTATAGCGGTCCGCAATCGGCTACTTTAACCAACTTGAACAACCTAGATACGCTTAGTCAATTGACGGCTGGAGAGTATAGCTTTATTTTGGTAGATGCCAATGGCTGTAGCTCGGCTTTCCGCCTAGAGGTCCCTACAAATGGAGGTATTTTGGCGGGAAGTGTAGTAGATGCCAACCCTGCCTGCGGGGGAGGTACCAACGGTTCTTTTACGACCACGCCCACTACGGGTAGCGTGCCCTTTGATTATTACTTGAACGGGACCTTTATTGGACAGCAGTTTGGTCCAAATACTTTTGTCAACCTGACCGCCGGCGTTTATACCATCGAGGTGATTGATGTGAATGGCTGTAGCGGTTTTGATACTTTGGTCTTGGATGAGGCTGGAGCAACTACACTCAATCCCGCCAACTTTACAATCACGGCAAACAACTGCGCAGGGGCCAATGCTGGAGTTATTGATGATAACGGAAGTTGCCCAACTTGTGAAGTTTATGAATTGAGCTCTGGCCAATTGGTAGGAAATACGCCACAAACTAACTTACCCGCTGGCCGCTATGAGGTTCGCTTGCAAACTGGGGGCTGCCAATCTTTTCTGCCTGTAGAAATTAGAACGCCTAACTACTGGACCCTAGAGGTACAAACGGCCAATCCCGCCTGTGTAGCTGGCGATATTGACCTGACTGTAAGTGGGGCCAACTCGCCTTATACTTTTCTTTGGTCTAATGGTGCCACTACAGAGGACCTCTCTAGTGTAGCGCCCGGCAACTATAGCCTCACGCTAACCGATGCCCAAGGCTGCCAGATTCAACAAAATAATATCGAGCTTTTGGCTTGCTCTTCTGTAGATACTATCCGCCCTATGGTTTATGTGAACCAAAGCGGAACTTATTGTATGGATACTACCCAATTGCCCGGCAATTTGCAAACGGTAAATAACCTAGGCTGCTCGCCACTTAACTTTGGTGCGGTAGCCAATATCAACGCCAATACGGCTTGTTTCGATTATATCGGAAACAATACCGCTGGACAAGATACCCTCTGCTGGGAGGTCTGTGATAATAACGGTTTTTGCGATACCACTATTTATATCTTTACGCTAGCCCCTCAGCCCGATACGGCGATTATTGATGTGGCGGCTGGCTCTGCAGTGGTCGATACCTGCCCCATCAATATTCAGTTTGCTGGAACGCTGGCTTCGGTCAATAACCTCGGTTGCGATCTACAAAACGTAGGGGGGATCAACGTAGATCCTACTACGGGCTGCGCTTCTTATACCCCCGCCGCCCCTCAACAAAACTCTGGCATTCGCGCCGATACAGTTTGTGTGGAGCTTTGCGATAATAATGGCGTTTGCGATACCATGGTCTATATCTTCAATAACTTGGAGCCAAACTGTCGCGACCTTTTACCCGATACGATCACGAGCCAACTCACTGATTGCTCTGTTCTCGAGACTTGTATTAGCAATATTCCTTTGGACAGTGTGCAGTCTGGCGATTATAGCTTTACGCTCAACGGCCAACCCTATACCGGCGGTTTTGCCGCTTGTAATGAAGTGACCCGCATCCAATATCCCGTGATCTTGGTCCCTAACTGCTCTGGCGCTTTTGAGGTGAGCTGGACCGCCAATGGCGTTTTCTACGGCCCCGATACGGTGGCTGGCCTTTTGGGTGTGGTCAATTTTATGAATATCAATGACGGAAATACCTTCTGGAGTATCAATGGCGATAGCTCGATTATTATCGGGACCAATACGACTTCAACGACCAATTACAATAATCTCAATATTAGCTGTATTCCTTCGGGAACAGTTTCTAATGTAGGCCCTACGGTCCAACCTCAGTACGCTCAAGGAACGGTCCTTAGCTTTCCCGCTCAAGGAACTTATAGCTTGGTGGTGAATGGCCCGCTCAACTGTAGCGATGCCGCTTTGGTGAATTTGTATTGTGCCACCACCGAACAATTTGAGGATACCATTTTGGTCGGAGAGCAGTTTACTTTCTGCCTAGATACTACGGAGGTGCCTTCAGTAGATACGGTCTATAATTTCTGCGCCAACGCTTCTTCTGGAGCCGTGAACTTTATTATCGACCAACAAACCGCTTGCGTGACTTATATCGGCGATAGCCTAGGAAGCGATCTCGGCTGCTTCTTGGTCTGTTCCAATAACGGCGCCTGCGATACTTCTTACCTTTTTGTGGAGGTGGCTCTGCCCGCCCCCATCGCTCAAGATGATACCCTAGAGCTGATTTTTGGCCAAAGTACGGCTACTATTGATGTTTGTCTCAATGATAGCTTCAATACCGCCAATTATACGGTGGCTGCCCTCAGCCAACCCAACCTGGGCCAAATCAACCAAAATGATTGCTCTTTTACTTATAGCCTTAATCCCGGCTTCTGCGGAGATGATGCCTTCGATTATGTGATTTTCAATCCTTGGGGCGCCGATACCGCCACGGTTTATATCGATATCCCTTGTAGCCCTTTCACGATTTATGATGGCTTCTCTCCCAATAATGATGGAGTAAACGACTTTATGGTCATCGAAACCATTCAGAATTTCCCCGGCAATGAGGTGGTGGTCTATAACCGCTGGGGCAATGAGGTTTTCCGCCAAGAGGATTATCAAAATGACTGGAACGGTACTTTCCAAGGAAATGACCTACCCGATGGCGATTATTACCTAATTGTTTACGGAACCGATGGCGTGCTTTTGGGCCGCCAATGGATTCGGATCGCTCGCTAG
- a CDS encoding deoxynucleoside kinase yields the protein MQIANGNYIVIEGNIGTGKTSFSELLAKDLNARLILEEFSDNPFLPLFYKNPERYAFPVELFFMTERHKQLQEVLMNPDLFQQYTIADYVFSKTLLFAGQNLRGEELRLFQRLFTTLNSIFPQPDLLVYLHRSVPELIRQIKKRNRSYEQDIAPDYLKKIQQAYFNFFRLQQNEIPILVLDVEGMDFVHNPEDYQLLLDLIAQPYEKGLHFWKGRAEGF from the coding sequence ATGCAAATCGCTAACGGTAATTATATTGTTATTGAAGGAAATATCGGCACCGGCAAAACCTCTTTCTCCGAGCTGCTGGCCAAAGATCTTAATGCCCGCCTGATCCTCGAAGAGTTTTCCGATAATCCTTTCCTCCCCCTCTTCTACAAAAATCCCGAACGCTACGCCTTTCCCGTAGAGCTCTTCTTCATGACCGAAAGACACAAACAACTCCAAGAGGTCCTGATGAATCCCGACCTCTTCCAACAATACACCATAGCCGATTATGTCTTCTCCAAAACCCTGCTCTTCGCCGGCCAAAATCTCCGCGGAGAAGAACTACGCCTCTTCCAACGCCTGTTTACTACCCTCAATTCTATCTTCCCCCAACCCGACCTGCTGGTCTATCTCCACCGATCGGTCCCCGAACTAATTCGACAAATTAAGAAGCGCAACCGCAGCTATGAACAAGATATCGCCCCCGATTATCTCAAGAAAATCCAACAGGCCTATTTCAATTTCTTCCGCCTCCAACAAAACGAAATCCCTATCCTGGTCCTCGATGTAGAAGGGATGGATTTTGTCCACAATCCCGAGGATTACCAACTCTTACTCGACCTGATCGCCCAACCCTACGAAAAAGGCCTGCATTTCTGGAAAGGTAGAGCAGAAGGATTCTAA